One Pseudomonas sp. MM213 genomic window, TTCCAGGCCGATGACGCGGTCGGCTTCGTCGGAGCTGGCGGTGAGCATGATGATCGGCACTTGCGCCTGCCGCGGGTGCTGGCGGATCCAGCGGCAGAGGCTGAAACCGTCTTCGTCGGGCAGCATCACGTCGAGGATCACCAGATCGCTCGGCGCATCGTTCAACGCCTGGCGGAAACCGGCGCCGTCGGGCGTGGTACGTACCTGGAAACCCGCACGGGTCAGGTAGGTGTCCAGCAACTCGCGTATCTCTTGATCGTCATCGACCAACAAAATCGACTTGTTGACTGAGCTCACGGGGCGGCGTCCTTGTTGTTTGAATTGGAGGATTATGCCTGATCGATCATAAATCTATGTGTCTGTTCCGGCCTCTTCGCGGGCAAGCCTCGCTCCTACAGGTTGCACCGATGCTTCTGTAGGAGCGAGCGGTGCGGCGTCCGACTTGCCCGCGAAGAGAACGACACAGTCGTTATGTCTGGTCGAGCGCCACACCCGCACCCACCAGCCCGGAATACGGCGCCGTCACCAGCCACACCGGAATCCCCTTGAAGTAATCGCTCATGCAACCCTTGTCGGCAAAGCACCGTGCAAAACCGCTTTCGAGGAAGAAATCGGCAAACCGTGGGATCACCCCACCGACGATAAACACACCACCGCGCGCGCCCGTGGTGAGCACGTTGTTGCCCGCCACGCGACCGAGCCAGCAACAGAACTGTTCCAGCACTTCCAGCGCAATCGGATCACCCGCCAGGCCGGCGGCGGTGATCGCTTCCGGCGTTTCGAGCACAGGCGTGTGCCCGTCCACCGCGCAAATCGCCCGATAGACGCGCGGCAAGCCGCTGCCACTCAACGCCGTTTCCGCGCTGACATGCCCAATCTCGTTGAAGATGTGCTGCCACAACTGAGTTTCACGCGGGCTGCTCAACGGCAAATCGACGTGGCCACCCTCGCCCGGCAATGCAGCGAAACGTCCTTCGCCCAAGTCGAGCAAAGTACCGACGCCCAACCCCGTGCCCGGGCCAATCACCACCGCCGGGCGCAACGGTTCCGGCGTGCCTTCGCAAACCACGCGGAATTCGCCTGGCTGCAAACGGGTCATGCCCAGCGCCATCGCCGAGAAGTCGTTGACCAGCAGCAGTTGCTCCACTTGCAGGGTCTGGCAGAACGCCTTGCGGCTGAGGCGCCAGTGATTGTTGGTGAACTTGAATTCATCACCGCTTACCGGGCCGGCCACTGACAGACACACGGAACCAATCGAACCCGGCGCCAGCCCCTGCCCGTTCAGATAGACGCTGATCGCCTCTTCCGGGCTGGGAAAATCTGCCGTTGCCAGCACCTGGACCGATTCCAGCTGCTGGTTTTTCCACAACGCAAAAC contains:
- a CDS encoding glucokinase, with product MKLALVGDIGGTNARFALWKNQQLESVQVLATADFPSPEEAISVYLNGQGLAPGSIGSVCLSVAGPVSGDEFKFTNNHWRLSRKAFCQTLQVEQLLLVNDFSAMALGMTRLQPGEFRVVCEGTPEPLRPAVVIGPGTGLGVGTLLDLGEGRFAALPGEGGHVDLPLSSPRETQLWQHIFNEIGHVSAETALSGSGLPRVYRAICAVDGHTPVLETPEAITAAGLAGDPIALEVLEQFCCWLGRVAGNNVLTTGARGGVFIVGGVIPRFADFFLESGFARCFADKGCMSDYFKGIPVWLVTAPYSGLVGAGVALDQT